TTGACGACATACTAATCTATTCGAGAACCTAATCAATATTATGataacaaaatatttaacgagattattttgaagagCATAACGCGGAGCGtattgtaatttttcattgctcctattattattattattattattactactattattattattactattattattattactattatattgatttcTAATTTCTAGGTTTTACACCAGAACGTATCCTCTAGTGTATGTGATGACAATAAATAACTAtgaaaattacaaaataatgcactttctctttttctttttcagcGTCCTTGTAAATgcaaattcatcttcattatacTTGCTTTCATTGCCAAAGTTTCCATAAGGGTTTTCGGTAAAATTATCTTCGGTTAAAGGCCCATCCAATAACATGGCAGAGTCCAACGATGAGTTTTTGTAGTGGTGCTTTTTATATGAGTTCCCTGATTGACTTCTGGAATGGCCAAAGGCTTTCGATAACCTATTCTTTTGCGATTTCTCTACTTGTTCGTGGTACTCCATTTGCTTCTGGAAATGGTCCAATGCAAAGTTAAACACAGCTTTGATGTTAAACATGGTCTTGGCCGAACATTGGATATACCCTACGGCATTGATCTCTGTGGCCAATTGGATGGGTAAATCGGGGTCTATAGTAGTTGGCAAATCTGCCTTGGTTCCAACCAATACTATTGGGATTCCAGGACAAAAGTGCGATACCTCAGGGAACCAGTTATCTTTGACATTTTGCAAAGACGTCAAATTATCCAAAGAAAAACAAATCAACAACACATCGACATCCGGGTACGACAACGGCCTCAACCTGTCGTATTCCTCCTGTCCTGCTGTATCCCAAAGCGCCAATTCTATTATCTTATTAGTCGGAGTGGAAATATGAGCGACATAATTTTCGAACACTGTGGGTACATATATCTCGGGAAACTTCTGTTGGACGTATGATACAAGCAAGCATGTCTTACCGCAACCACCATCGCCCACGACTACGATTTTCATATTATAATTCGCGTGCTTCTTAAATCCGTCTACGAGACGATAATCAGGTATCACAGGATCATCCctgatgataatttttggTGAGTTGTATCGTTGGttaaattctttcttctgcttctcAATCTGCGATATTCTCTTGACATTATCATATGGATTGAACGACGGTTCTTCTGCCTCCGTAGGCTTACTCAACACTGAAAATCGTTTAGACATACCGGACTATGTAGAAATACTGTTCGTGGAAACAAACCTTACAAACAAAGTGTTCATAGTTGTTTGTTAGCAATATTGGCATTCTAGACATAAATAGAGTGTTGTGTTTATCTACATTATGTAATCGAGGTCTGCTGAATTAGTCAAGTATGGGGTGTAATGA
The nucleotide sequence above comes from Debaryomyces hansenii CBS767 chromosome A complete sequence. Encoded proteins:
- a CDS encoding DEHA2D15180p (weakly similar to uniprot|Q00246 Saccharomyces cerevisiae YKR055W RHO4 Non-essential small GTPase of the Rho/Rac subfamily of Ras-like proteins likely to be involved in the establishment of cell polarity) — encoded protein: MSKRFSVLSKPTEAEEPSFNPYDNVKRISQIEKQKKEFNQRYNSPKIIIRDDPVIPDYRLVDGFKKHANYNMKIVVVGDGGCGKTCLLVSYVQQKFPEIYVPTVFENYVAHISTPTNKIIELALWDTAGQEEYDRLRPLSYPDVDVLLICFSLDNLTSLQNVKDNWFPEVSHFCPGIPIVLVGTKADLPTTIDPDLPIQLATEINAVGYIQCSAKTMFNIKAVFNFALDHFQKQMEYHEQVEKSQKNRLSKAFGHSRSQSGNSYKKHHYKNSSLDSAMLLDGPLTEDNFTENPYGNFGNESKYNEDEFAFTRTSKKKKRKCIIL